Proteins from a genomic interval of Paenibacillus sp. 37:
- a CDS encoding zinc ribbon domain-containing protein: MNMVRGITLAENEIVIREYEASALYVPKGEGYVIVTNRRVIFTGNSESVAGTGLIIRDAKIDTITGVMAGLVRHRSFKMLIFGAIIGLLGLIMTMNNSTLISWILLIIGSIMVYFGLKSKGVLMHINIFGSQSSSALSVAVEASTLFSRVTNNQALMTITAAAPGRHTEQMLRELGALIQDVQVMGDMAIEKWKDIPMTEGSILTMPVSEQLSSSINTVIQTANKVKETTVTASRNLQQQMNKTEDKNPSDSLTNQCKCGTAYGINAVFCPECGAKTS, encoded by the coding sequence ATGAATATGGTTCGCGGTATTACGTTGGCTGAGAACGAGATTGTCATCCGGGAATATGAAGCCTCTGCTTTATATGTTCCTAAAGGAGAAGGGTATGTAATTGTAACGAATCGGAGAGTTATCTTTACTGGTAACTCAGAATCTGTTGCGGGTACTGGACTCATCATCCGAGATGCTAAAATCGATACAATTACCGGTGTCATGGCAGGCCTAGTTCGTCATCGTAGTTTCAAAATGCTTATCTTTGGAGCTATTATTGGACTTCTTGGCTTGATTATGACAATGAATAATTCTACATTAATCTCGTGGATTTTACTCATTATTGGTTCCATAATGGTGTACTTTGGCTTGAAATCTAAAGGCGTGTTGATGCACATCAATATTTTTGGATCACAATCTTCTTCCGCACTCAGCGTAGCAGTTGAAGCAAGCACGTTATTCTCGCGCGTAACAAATAACCAGGCACTCATGACAATCACCGCTGCTGCACCAGGCCGTCATACTGAACAGATGCTGCGTGAATTAGGAGCTCTGATTCAGGATGTACAAGTAATGGGAGATATGGCGATTGAAAAATGGAAAGATATACCCATGACAGAAGGAAGCATACTGACCATGCCAGTAAGTGAGCAACTGTCGTCTTCTATCAATACAGTGATACAAACTGCAAACAAAGTTAAAGAAACGACTGTTACAGCATCTCGTAATCTACAACAACAAATGAATAAAACGGAAGATAAGAATCCTTCAGATTCACTAACAAACCAGTGTAAATGTGGCACTGCTTATGGAATAAACGCTGTTTTTTGTCCAGAATGTGGTGCAAAAACGAGTTAA
- a CDS encoding toxin-antitoxin system YwqK family antitoxin has product MEEINILLKEEVLLNGLEFTGDVCFDGEYGDQVFDRSIEDGGNPITGLVYERYSNGNLAYYCYYVDGVPDGDYVTYYEDGKIEGFKRMRKGKIAGKSISWFKNGEIRSTSESLYGFKLTYKEWNETGELIEEKLEPTPSEKDIIRKWTEQDAK; this is encoded by the coding sequence ATGGAGGAAATAAATATACTATTGAAAGAAGAAGTTCTTTTAAACGGTTTAGAATTTACAGGAGACGTTTGTTTTGATGGAGAGTACGGGGACCAAGTTTTCGATAGGTCTATTGAAGATGGGGGAAATCCAATAACAGGACTTGTTTACGAAAGATATAGCAATGGAAATTTGGCTTACTATTGTTACTATGTGGATGGAGTTCCTGATGGAGATTATGTCACTTATTACGAAGATGGTAAAATTGAAGGATTTAAACGTATGCGTAAGGGGAAAATTGCTGGAAAGTCTATTTCTTGGTTCAAGAATGGTGAGATTAGGTCAACATCAGAGTCTCTTTATGGTTTTAAACTTACCTACAAAGAATGGAATGAAACAGGGGAACTAATAGAAGAAAAGCTTGAACCAACCCCATCTGAGAAGGACATAATAAGAAAGTGGACAGAACAAGACGCAAAATGA
- a CDS encoding DUF6516 family protein: MKYTDNQTNLLPADINEILEEFGCLLENHTNFRDRESIYASYKRDRKSLIVIFPLRLHPCHGITGLRAYERYDECGYVEKYEYRWMRIVPKQGIQSHHITSWGNEPHDDPNTPEKYRVNSEPHHHHYDPNDRKNRCDNWDVRCLKDAFEFIQPYLETGDEYKGRRG; encoded by the coding sequence TTGAAGTATACAGATAACCAGACAAATCTTCTCCCCGCAGACATCAATGAAATCTTAGAGGAGTTCGGCTGCCTCTTGGAAAACCACACAAATTTTAGGGATAGAGAATCCATTTACGCCAGCTATAAGCGTGATAGGAAATCGCTTATAGTGATATTTCCGTTAAGACTACACCCTTGCCACGGTATCACAGGATTAAGAGCGTACGAGAGGTATGACGAATGTGGCTACGTTGAAAAGTACGAATATCGGTGGATGAGGATTGTACCCAAACAAGGCATCCAGTCTCATCATATCACTTCTTGGGGCAATGAACCTCATGATGATCCAAATACACCGGAAAAATATCGCGTAAACTCCGAACCGCATCATCATCATTATGATCCTAATGATCGTAAAAATCGTTGTGACAATTGGGACGTAAGATGTTTAAAAGATGCTTTTGAATTCATCCAACCTTATCTCGAAACCGGAGACGAATACAAGGGTAGACGTGGTTAA
- a CDS encoding DNA-binding protein, which translates to MSKGMYEYSHRQIELAFEEKNELYIEKETDYIFSKILTMLMTLCSDQLVGIKISNEEFKYTNEYLFSSKHKKNLVKWLDRVQSIQFPASDMDFGKLKVDFETWYYDLGGTSIEFIYHEDYLLKPMQAAEMLGISKVTLNKYIKQGLECLDNGSQNKIPKHAVELMRDPVYSIRMQINYQKKKNLEQSPEDRMKEINEEITELQLKYGKKTYQEAFVTDESELDDPIDLYRWKDLVEEMDEILKIRGGAGGI; encoded by the coding sequence ATGAGTAAAGGAATGTATGAATATTCCCACCGTCAAATTGAGTTAGCCTTCGAGGAAAAAAACGAGCTGTATATAGAAAAAGAAACAGATTACATTTTCTCGAAAATTCTTACAATGTTGATGACACTGTGTTCGGATCAGCTTGTTGGCATTAAAATAAGCAACGAGGAGTTTAAATACACGAATGAATACCTGTTTTCATCCAAACATAAAAAGAATCTTGTTAAATGGCTGGACCGGGTACAGTCCATACAATTCCCTGCAAGTGATATGGATTTTGGGAAGCTAAAAGTAGACTTTGAAACCTGGTATTATGACCTTGGTGGAACATCAATAGAGTTTATATATCATGAGGATTACTTACTTAAACCCATGCAAGCCGCAGAAATGTTAGGCATTTCCAAAGTTACGTTAAACAAATACATCAAACAAGGCTTAGAATGCTTAGATAACGGCTCACAAAACAAAATTCCCAAACATGCTGTTGAGTTAATGCGTGACCCGGTGTATTCGATTCGTATGCAAATAAACTATCAGAAGAAAAAAAATCTTGAACAGTCACCAGAAGATCGGATGAAGGAGATCAATGAAGAGATTACCGAGTTGCAATTGAAGTATGGCAAGAAGACGTATCAAGAAGCATTTGTGACAGACGAAAGCGAACTGGATGACCCTATTGATCTTTACCGTTGGAAGGATCTTGTTGAAGAAATGGATGAAATTCTTAAAATTCGGGGAGGAGCTGGCGGGATTTGA
- a CDS encoding type IV secretory system conjugative DNA transfer family protein has translation MSLLKNNIVNGQQLHTLAPNEVKWLDEPQANYGIPGVDRTGVMLHPLLLQRHLLFVGSIGSGKTVSMDHVVRALRSGATSDDVFIFFDAKGDYLKKFYRTGDYVLTNESDNVEGRVRWNIFQDIIATPLEKRDEVIWEIASSLFKDDIERSSAPIFATGARDLLAAILSAKVRGMEKEGGTEDHETLIQWVKKASDVSIRNLLLNHQDLSWVRSYISKENNPNTNQSFLMHLYQNLFGVFNGAFREAGDFSLTKSIQERDGRAIFLEYDIASSNVLKPIYTMILDIAMKNILGTKEEQCRGNVYFILDEFPLIPKLNYMDNALNFGRSLGVRIIAGIQNIGQVKHVYSESLADSILSGFGTVFAFRLFDEPSRSYITNRHGKNQRMIAYSSSNANKGIQEHLVDGNVIEDWDLTDLKIGQCIISPFNGEPFRFYPAKPKS, from the coding sequence TTGAGTCTTCTGAAAAATAATATTGTTAATGGTCAGCAACTTCATACACTAGCACCTAATGAAGTAAAATGGTTAGATGAGCCTCAGGCCAATTATGGAATACCAGGAGTAGACCGAACAGGAGTTATGCTTCATCCTTTACTTCTTCAACGTCATCTTCTCTTTGTAGGTTCGATTGGAAGCGGAAAGACAGTTTCCATGGATCATGTTGTTCGTGCACTACGTAGCGGGGCAACAAGTGACGATGTGTTTATCTTCTTTGATGCCAAAGGGGATTATTTGAAAAAGTTTTATCGAACAGGAGATTATGTTCTCACTAACGAAAGTGATAATGTAGAAGGTAGGGTACGATGGAACATCTTCCAAGATATTATTGCGACACCATTAGAGAAACGAGATGAAGTCATCTGGGAGATCGCTTCTTCTTTATTTAAAGACGATATTGAACGATCGTCAGCACCCATCTTTGCGACAGGAGCTCGAGATTTATTAGCTGCTATTTTAAGCGCAAAAGTAAGGGGAATGGAAAAAGAAGGGGGAACCGAGGATCATGAAACCCTGATTCAATGGGTAAAGAAGGCAAGCGATGTTTCTATTCGAAATTTGCTGTTAAATCATCAAGATTTATCATGGGTTCGTAGTTACATAAGTAAAGAGAATAATCCAAACACCAACCAATCTTTCTTGATGCATTTGTATCAGAACCTTTTTGGTGTGTTTAATGGTGCTTTTAGAGAAGCAGGAGACTTTTCTCTCACTAAATCCATACAAGAACGTGATGGTAGAGCCATCTTCCTTGAGTACGATATTGCAAGTTCAAATGTATTAAAACCGATCTATACGATGATCTTAGATATTGCTATGAAAAATATACTCGGTACTAAAGAGGAACAGTGTCGTGGAAATGTATATTTCATTCTTGATGAATTTCCACTTATTCCAAAGCTAAACTATATGGATAACGCACTGAATTTCGGACGTTCCCTGGGTGTTCGAATCATCGCAGGTATTCAAAACATCGGACAAGTGAAACATGTATATTCAGAGTCACTGGCGGATAGTATTTTGAGTGGATTTGGTACGGTATTTGCATTCCGACTCTTCGATGAACCAAGCCGCTCCTATATCACAAATCGTCACGGGAAAAACCAACGGATGATTGCTTATTCCTCATCTAATGCAAACAAAGGTATACAAGAACATCTCGTAGATGGAAATGTTATAGAAGACTGGGATCTTACAGATTTAAAGATTGGACAATGTATTATATCACCATTTAATGGAGAGCCTTTCCGTTTCTACCCAGCCAAACCTAAATCTTAA